A single Pseudomonadota bacterium DNA region contains:
- the ahbD gene encoding heme b synthase, translating to MNDKPNHHKPSGGKSNASSLRLVAWEITRNCNLACIHCRASALNTSYKGELDTEASFKLVDQIAATGEPIVILTGGEPLLRPDIFDIAGYGTKKGLRMVMAPNGTLITGPIAKKMVDSGIKRISISLDGPNKESHDSFRGVEGAYDGAMRGIDFAKEAGLEFQINTTITKLNIQYIQQIQELAVNLGAVAHHIFLLVPTGRGKYIIKHEISADDYEETLNWFYDQRNKTPLQLKATCAPHYYRILRQRAKQDGELVNFESFGLDAVTRGCLGGTGFCFISHVGVVQPCGFLNIDCGDVTKDSFEKIWNFSETFLSLRNFDKLKGKCGICEYKRVCGGCRARAYEATGDFMAQEPLCSYEPKN from the coding sequence ATGAATGACAAACCGAATCACCACAAACCTTCCGGAGGAAAAAGCAATGCATCTTCCTTGCGTCTTGTTGCCTGGGAAATTACAAGAAATTGCAATCTTGCCTGCATTCATTGCCGTGCGTCCGCATTAAACACTTCCTATAAAGGTGAGCTTGACACCGAAGCATCCTTTAAACTTGTTGATCAAATAGCAGCCACAGGAGAGCCTATAGTTATTCTTACAGGAGGAGAGCCTTTGTTACGGCCTGATATTTTCGATATAGCAGGCTATGGAACAAAAAAGGGCTTAAGAATGGTGATGGCTCCAAATGGTACGCTTATAACCGGACCCATAGCTAAAAAAATGGTAGATTCCGGAATAAAAAGAATAAGCATAAGTCTGGATGGGCCGAACAAAGAGAGCCATGACAGTTTCAGAGGTGTAGAAGGTGCTTATGATGGAGCTATGCGCGGTATCGATTTTGCCAAAGAGGCAGGGCTTGAATTTCAGATTAATACTACAATTACCAAACTGAACATACAATATATACAGCAAATCCAGGAGCTGGCCGTTAATCTTGGTGCAGTGGCGCATCATATATTTCTGCTTGTTCCAACAGGCAGAGGAAAATATATTATCAAACATGAAATTTCAGCCGATGATTATGAAGAAACATTAAACTGGTTTTATGATCAGCGGAATAAAACGCCCTTACAGCTAAAAGCAACCTGTGCTCCCCATTATTATCGTATACTACGGCAAAGGGCGAAACAAGACGGTGAATTGGTAAATTTTGAATCATTCGGCCTTGATGCGGTTACAAGAGGATGTCTTGGAGGAACCGGCTTTTGTTTTATTTCACATGTAGGTGTTGTTCAGCCATGCGGATTTTTAAATATTGATTGTGGTGATGTAACAAAAGATTCCTTTGAAAAAATATGGAATTTTTCTGAAACCTTTCTTTCTTTGAGAAATTTTGATAAACTTAAAGGTAAATGCGGTATCTGTGAATACAAAAGAGTTTGCGGAGGCTGTAGGGCCAGAGCCTATGAGGCCACAGGGGATTTTATGGCGCAAGAACCCCTTTGCAGCTATGAGCCGAAAAATTAA
- the hemB gene encoding porphobilinogen synthase, giving the protein MLFPDYRPRRLRQKEAFRKLIRETELSVNDFILPLFAIGGKGVKNPIASMPGHYHLSSENLVQTCKEAYDLGIPAIMLFGIPDKKDLLGTTAYSKDGVVQKAVKAIKNKLPELGVITDVCLCQYTDHGHCGIVNGNTVDNDATLELLAKTALSHAKAGADMVAPSDMMDGRVAEIRNTLDENSYSHIPIMSYSAKYCSAYYGPFRSAANSAPKFGDRRTYQMDPANGLEAIREVTMDIEEGADIIMIKPALAYLDIIYRVRQEIDLPVAAYNVSGEFSMIKAAEKMGWIDGKKVMMETLTSIKRAGADMILTYFAIEAANELRL; this is encoded by the coding sequence ATGCTGTTTCCGGATTACAGGCCGAGACGCTTAAGACAAAAAGAGGCTTTCCGTAAATTAATAAGAGAAACCGAGCTTAGTGTAAACGACTTTATTCTTCCTCTGTTTGCCATAGGCGGAAAAGGAGTCAAAAATCCCATAGCCTCAATGCCGGGACATTATCATCTTTCAAGCGAAAATCTTGTGCAAACATGTAAAGAAGCTTATGACCTTGGTATTCCCGCAATAATGCTTTTCGGGATACCGGATAAAAAAGACCTTCTTGGAACTACTGCATACTCAAAGGACGGGGTTGTACAAAAGGCAGTAAAAGCCATAAAAAACAAACTTCCCGAACTTGGAGTAATAACCGATGTATGCCTTTGCCAGTATACCGATCATGGCCATTGTGGAATTGTAAACGGAAATACGGTAGATAATGACGCAACCCTTGAGCTTCTTGCCAAAACCGCATTATCGCATGCAAAAGCAGGCGCAGATATGGTAGCACCATCAGATATGATGGACGGGCGCGTAGCTGAAATCCGCAATACTCTTGATGAAAACAGTTACAGCCATATCCCGATAATGTCGTATTCTGCAAAATACTGCTCGGCATATTACGGCCCGTTCAGAAGTGCTGCGAATTCAGCCCCGAAATTCGGAGACCGCAGAACATACCAGATGGATCCTGCAAACGGACTTGAAGCTATCCGCGAGGTTACAATGGATATAGAAGAGGGTGCCGATATAATTATGATAAAACCGGCTTTGGCTTATCTTGATATTATTTACCGGGTACGCCAAGAAATAGATCTTCCGGTAGCTGCATATAACGTGAGCGGCGAATTTTCGATGATAAAAGCAGCAGAGAAAATGGGATGGATCGACGGAAAAAAAGTCATGATGGAAACTTTAACCTCCATCAAAAGAGCAGGCGCCGACATGATACTCACTTATTTTGCTATTGAAGCAGCGAATGAACTGAGATTATGA
- the ahbC gene encoding 12,18-didecarboxysiroheme deacetylase, whose protein sequence is MIGISKLYCGTVEPSDTLRYNRSSSQLPSHLLQFSSDKKPVVVWNVTRQCNLKCIHCYAHAKSSPVDDELSTADGIKLIDDLSQFGTPVILFSGGEPMMRKDLPELAGYAVKKGMRAVISTNGTLISEQTAKILKEVGLSYVGISLDGMEEINDRFRGVKGAFKQAMEGIINCMNADIKVGLRFTINKYNFNEIPKIFNVLEDMEIPRVCFYHLVYAGRGSKLVEEDLTHAQTREAVDTIIDLTKKLHDKGKPKEVLTVDNHSDGPYIYLRLLKENSERAAEVLELLEMNEGNNSGRGIGCISWNGEVHADQFWRHHSFGNIKERPFSEIWTDLSDPLLKQLKEKKKHVKGRCAKCRWLDICAGNFRVRAEAITGDVWAPDPACYLTDQEIS, encoded by the coding sequence ATGATCGGAATATCCAAATTATATTGCGGCACAGTAGAGCCCTCAGATACTCTTCGCTACAACCGCTCTTCTTCACAGCTTCCATCCCATCTTTTACAGTTTTCATCGGATAAGAAGCCTGTTGTAGTCTGGAATGTTACAAGACAGTGTAATTTAAAATGCATACATTGCTATGCGCACGCTAAAAGTTCCCCTGTTGATGATGAACTTTCTACCGCAGACGGGATAAAACTTATTGATGATCTTTCTCAATTCGGAACTCCGGTAATACTTTTTTCCGGTGGTGAGCCTATGATGCGAAAAGATCTTCCCGAACTTGCCGGTTATGCCGTTAAAAAGGGAATGAGAGCAGTAATATCAACAAACGGAACGCTTATATCCGAACAAACCGCAAAGATATTAAAAGAAGTCGGCCTTTCGTATGTTGGAATAAGTCTTGATGGTATGGAAGAAATAAATGATCGCTTCAGAGGAGTAAAAGGCGCTTTCAAACAGGCTATGGAAGGCATTATAAACTGCATGAATGCCGATATCAAAGTAGGATTGCGATTTACTATCAACAAATACAATTTCAATGAAATACCGAAAATATTCAACGTGCTTGAAGATATGGAAATCCCACGCGTATGCTTTTATCATCTTGTTTATGCAGGCCGGGGTTCAAAACTAGTAGAAGAAGATCTTACCCATGCTCAGACAAGAGAGGCGGTTGACACAATAATTGATTTAACCAAAAAGCTTCATGACAAAGGAAAACCTAAAGAAGTGCTTACGGTTGATAATCATTCTGACGGCCCCTATATCTATCTAAGGCTTTTAAAAGAAAATTCTGAAAGAGCAGCGGAGGTGCTTGAGCTTCTTGAAATGAATGAAGGCAATAACTCAGGAAGAGGCATAGGATGTATAAGCTGGAATGGCGAAGTCCATGCAGATCAGTTCTGGCGCCACCACAGCTTTGGAAATATAAAGGAAAGGCCCTTTTCCGAGATATGGACGGATTTATCCGATCCTTTATTGAAACAACTTAAAGAAAAGAAAAAGCATGTAAAAGGGCGATGTGCCAAGTGCAGGTGGCTTGATATTTGTGCCGGAAATTTCAGGGTTCGTGCCGAAGCAATAACCGGTGATGTCTGGGCGCCTGACCCGGCATGTTATCTTACCGATCAGGAAATATCCTGA
- a CDS encoding AAA family ATPase, with amino-acid sequence MKTKNEKIPKFEEIEKEIGSFLSKKFGGTVRIASAAPMTEEDDTENIGCSNNNDKKLNFDLKPEGLISYLDQYIIKQDDAKAILATKICTHYNRIKTFSSYPDLADDMFCGIKNNVLMLGPTGVGKTYMIKLIAKKIGVPFVKGDATKFSETGYVGGDVEDLVRDLVREADDNIELAQYGIIYIDEIDKIASSHNLIGADVSRTGVQRALLKPLEETEVDLKVPHDPISMMLEIERFRKTGKKNRRIVNTKNILFIVSGAFAELEKIIQKRVANNSIGFGGSTPKAKNYADVLTHVKSEDLIEFGFESEFVGRLPVRAVLEDLNENDLFEILNNPNNPVILGKKLDFAAYGIDIKFEEKALQIIAQRAFNENIGARGLVSAIEGALIVFERYLPSTTIEKFPVTAAAVEDPKAFLESMISAHNEKQYKLYTNDFERLVEHEKELIRNYLVSNENSLSQRYNLTLTQSRINLISDYYSGHIMDVGVIIRKIKALSDEIKNFELKFFKNHDTNIVIEDDAIDFALEQVVKSSVNPEDFYNRMSMKLEYGLKLIREKTGKNRFFITRQALIDPDAYISDILTNGLGGIEKQQKGS; translated from the coding sequence ATGAAAACAAAAAATGAAAAAATTCCAAAATTTGAAGAAATCGAAAAAGAGATCGGCAGTTTCCTTTCAAAAAAGTTTGGCGGAACAGTACGGATTGCCTCTGCCGCACCTATGACTGAAGAGGATGATACCGAAAATATTGGTTGTTCAAATAATAATGATAAAAAATTAAATTTTGATTTAAAACCGGAAGGCCTTATATCTTATCTCGATCAGTATATAATCAAGCAGGATGATGCAAAGGCTATCCTTGCCACAAAAATATGCACACATTACAACAGGATCAAAACTTTCAGTTCATATCCTGATCTTGCGGATGACATGTTTTGCGGTATTAAAAATAATGTTCTGATGCTTGGCCCTACAGGTGTCGGCAAGACCTACATGATTAAATTAATAGCAAAAAAGATAGGAGTTCCTTTTGTAAAGGGTGATGCCACGAAATTCAGTGAAACCGGGTATGTAGGCGGAGATGTGGAAGACCTTGTAAGAGATCTTGTAAGGGAAGCCGATGATAATATTGAACTTGCCCAGTACGGAATTATATATATAGATGAAATAGATAAAATCGCATCAAGCCATAATTTAATCGGAGCTGATGTTTCACGAACCGGGGTTCAGCGAGCATTATTAAAACCGCTTGAAGAAACGGAAGTGGATCTGAAGGTGCCCCATGACCCGATTTCCATGATGCTGGAAATTGAACGATTCCGCAAAACAGGCAAAAAAAACAGGCGGATCGTAAATACCAAGAACATTCTTTTTATAGTAAGCGGAGCTTTTGCCGAACTTGAAAAAATTATTCAAAAACGTGTTGCCAACAATAGTATAGGTTTTGGCGGAAGTACTCCAAAAGCAAAAAATTATGCCGATGTGTTAACGCACGTAAAGTCTGAAGATCTTATTGAATTTGGTTTTGAATCCGAATTTGTCGGCCGCCTGCCTGTAAGGGCCGTGCTAGAAGATTTAAATGAAAACGATCTTTTTGAAATATTAAACAATCCGAACAATCCTGTTATTCTTGGGAAAAAACTCGATTTTGCCGCATATGGAATTGATATTAAATTTGAAGAAAAAGCTCTGCAAATTATTGCACAACGTGCTTTCAACGAAAATATCGGAGCAAGAGGACTGGTAAGCGCTATAGAAGGAGCGCTTATTGTTTTCGAGAGATATCTTCCCTCAACAACAATCGAAAAATTTCCTGTTACCGCAGCAGCAGTTGAAGATCCTAAAGCCTTTCTTGAAAGCATGATATCGGCACATAACGAAAAGCAGTATAAACTATACACAAATGATTTTGAAAGACTTGTAGAGCATGAAAAAGAACTGATAAGAAATTATCTTGTTTCAAATGAAAATTCTCTTTCACAAAGATATAATCTTACGCTGACGCAATCACGCATAAATCTTATATCCGATTATTATTCCGGACATATTATGGATGTTGGCGTTATTATCCGGAAGATAAAAGCTTTGAGTGATGAAATAAAAAATTTCGAATTAAAATTTTTCAAAAATCATGATACAAATATCGTAATTGAAGACGATGCAATTGATTTTGCCTTGGAACAGGTTGTTAAATCTTCCGTTAATCCCGAGGATTTTTATAACCGGATGAGCATGAAACTTGAGTACGGTTTAAAGCTGATCAGAGAAAAAACAGGGAAAAACCGTTTCTTTATAACACGCCAAGCCCTTATTGACCCTGATGCATACATCAGCGATATTTTAACAAATGGCCTGGGTGGAATCGAAAAACAGCAGAAAGGGTCTTAA
- a CDS encoding YgiQ family radical SAM protein produces MFIPTTKEEVKKLGWNSLDVILITGDSYIDSPFVGVSIIGKMLIKKGFRVGIIAQPDINSANDISRLGEPELFWGISGGCIDSMVANYTASKKRRKKDDYTAGGQNTRRPDRAVIVYSNLVRKYFKNTKPLVLGGIEASLRRIPHYDFWSNRLRKSIIFDAKADYIVYGMGEKTTIELAERLRDGKDTKDIPGICYISGKPREDYIKLCSFNDLLADKNAFIDMFNVFYINNDPLKAKGMYLKHDTRYLVHNPPAPSILSEELDAIYDMDFERDLHPYYKKNGPVRALDTIKFSIPTHRGCYGECNFCAITVHEGTTVSWRSEKSIIREAKQIAAHPDFKGYILDVGGPTANMYGFECEKKLSKGRCLNKRCMYPNICSTLKPDHEKQIKLLQSLRKLNGIKKIFISSGIRYDLLLDDKINGEKYLKEIILHHISGQLKIAPEHTEEMILNLMGKPGTKSLLEFVDKFYKHTTKAGKEQYITYYFMVSHPGCNKENIKKMKSFISNKLKINTEQVQIFTPTPSTYSTLMYFTEVNPFNKKNIFIEKDIYKKEKLKRIITSKSTVKRKKNKGIED; encoded by the coding sequence ATGTTTATTCCAACAACTAAAGAAGAAGTTAAAAAACTGGGCTGGAACTCCCTGGATGTTATCCTTATTACAGGAGACAGCTATATAGACAGCCCCTTTGTAGGAGTATCTATAATAGGGAAAATGCTGATTAAAAAAGGATTCCGGGTTGGAATCATTGCTCAGCCTGATATCAATTCTGCAAATGATATCAGCCGCCTGGGCGAACCGGAGCTTTTCTGGGGTATATCAGGCGGATGCATAGATTCCATGGTTGCAAATTATACCGCCTCAAAAAAGAGAAGAAAAAAAGATGATTATACTGCCGGAGGGCAAAATACACGTCGGCCGGATCGCGCTGTTATTGTCTATTCAAACCTTGTAAGAAAATATTTCAAAAATACAAAACCTCTTGTTCTGGGAGGAATAGAAGCAAGTCTGAGACGGATACCACATTATGATTTCTGGTCAAACCGTTTAAGAAAATCCATAATATTTGATGCGAAAGCCGATTATATTGTCTACGGAATGGGCGAAAAGACTACGATTGAGCTGGCAGAAAGGCTAAGGGACGGCAAAGATACTAAAGATATCCCCGGTATCTGCTATATATCGGGCAAGCCCCGCGAAGATTATATCAAGCTTTGTTCATTTAATGATTTACTTGCCGACAAAAATGCATTTATTGATATGTTTAATGTTTTTTACATAAACAACGATCCATTAAAAGCAAAGGGCATGTATCTAAAGCATGATACAAGATATCTTGTTCATAATCCACCAGCACCAAGTATTTTATCAGAAGAACTTGACGCTATTTATGATATGGATTTTGAAAGAGACTTACATCCGTATTATAAAAAGAACGGGCCGGTAAGAGCACTTGATACAATCAAATTTTCAATTCCAACTCACAGGGGATGTTACGGTGAGTGTAATTTCTGCGCAATTACAGTTCATGAAGGAACAACGGTAAGCTGGAGAAGTGAAAAATCAATTATCAGGGAAGCAAAACAAATTGCGGCGCATCCTGATTTTAAGGGATATATTCTTGATGTCGGAGGCCCTACGGCAAATATGTACGGATTTGAATGCGAAAAAAAGCTTTCCAAAGGAAGATGTTTAAACAAACGATGCATGTATCCAAACATTTGTTCCACGTTAAAGCCGGATCATGAAAAGCAAATAAAATTGCTTCAAAGTTTAAGAAAATTAAATGGGATCAAAAAAATATTTATTTCATCAGGTATAAGATATGATCTTTTGCTTGATGACAAAATTAATGGCGAAAAGTATTTAAAAGAAATTATACTGCATCACATATCAGGCCAGCTTAAAATTGCACCGGAACATACTGAAGAAATGATTCTTAATCTGATGGGAAAGCCGGGAACAAAATCACTTCTTGAATTTGTTGACAAATTTTACAAACATACAACAAAAGCAGGAAAAGAGCAGTATATTACTTACTATTTCATGGTATCTCACCCCGGCTGCAACAAAGAAAATATAAAAAAGATGAAGTCGTTTATATCAAACAAGTTAAAGATCAACACCGAACAGGTTCAGATTTTCACTCCGACTCCGTCAACTTATTCAACTTTAATGTATTTTACTGAAGTTAATCCTTTTAATAAAAAAAATATTTTTATAGAAAAAGATATATACAAAAAAGAAAAGCTAAAAAGAATTATTACGTCAAAAAGTACAGTGAAGCGTAAAAAGAACAAAGGCATAGAGGATTAA
- a CDS encoding cytoplasmic protein yields MGTHSHNFVETYTGLVGFGMDRETDEYTVRYYLQKFSDDKLMEKLIGRLSDEELSEIFFMITKTMKNHLSEPEYHQLFLKD; encoded by the coding sequence ATGGGAACACATTCACACAATTTTGTTGAAACATACACCGGCCTTGTGGGTTTTGGCATGGATAGAGAAACTGATGAATACACAGTTCGGTATTATCTTCAAAAATTCTCTGATGATAAACTAATGGAGAAATTGATCGGCAGGCTTTCTGATGAAGAACTTTCAGAGATTTTTTTTATGATAACAAAAACCATGAAAAATCATTTAAGCGAACCTGAATACCATCAGCTTTTTCTTAAAGATTAA